A segment of the Methanobacterium sp. Maddingley MBC34 genome:
ATATTAAGTTTAAAATCTTTATATTCCTTTTTCTGATTTTTAAATGCAAAAATTATATATATAACAAAATCCATAATCGGAAGTATGTTTCCCCCATCCTATTGCCACTCATTTCCGGGGCTCTTTTTAAAAATGTAACCGGATGATACAATATAGGGGATATCTTTAAAACATGTTGAAAGTGGAAAAAAATAATTTAAATAGTTGTTTTATAAAAAGGAGGAAAAATTAATGGATCCTGTTCTTAGTAGTGGTGATACTGCCTGGATGTTAATATCCACTGCCTTGGTAATTCTCATGACCATACCAGGAGTAGCCCTATTTTATGGAGGGCTTATTCGCCGAGAAAACGTTTTAAACACAATGTTTCTTTCATTTATCACATTCTCAATCGTGAGCGTGCTCTGGTTCATATATGGATATGATTTAGCCTTTGGAAGCGATGTTATGGGGATAATAGGTGCTCTTACCAACCCATTTTTCAATGGAGTGATTGAGTCAAACTCTCTGGCTACACTAGCACCCACTATTCCCACTGGACTCTACGCCATATTCCAGATGACCTTCGCCACCATAACCGTGGCCCTGATATCTGGTGCAATAGTAGAACGTATGAAATTTTCTGCCTGGTTGGTCTTTGTTCCAGTCTGGTTGACCCTGGTTTACCTTCCAGTAGCCCATTGGATGTGGGGTGGGGGATTTTTAGCCCAATGGGGAGCATTAGACTTTGCAGGAGGAACAGTAGTTCACTTAAGTTCAGGTGTAGCTGCTCTGGCACTGGTATTGCTTTTAGGCGTCCGTAAAAATTCAAAATTATTGCCCCATCACCTTGGTTATTCAGTAATTGGTACGGGACTGTTATGGTTTGGATGGTTCGGATTCAACGCAGGTTCGGCATTGGGAGCTACAAATCTAGCAGTTTCTGCAATGATCGTTACCAATGTTTCTGCCTGTGTGGGAATGCTGGCCTGGGTACTGATGGATAAACTGAACACTGGAAAACCAACATTACTGGGCGCTTTATCCGGAGCTATAGCCGGTTTAGCTGCAATAACCCCTGCAGCAGGTTACGTTAACGTTACCTCAGCTATTGTAATTGGTTTTGTTGCATCAATAATCTCTTACTATGCCGTGTCACACTTAAAACCACTCCTGGGCTACGACGATGCCCTAGATGTATTCGGAATACACGGTGTATGTGGTATTGTAGGAACATTAGCCGTGGGTATCTTTGCGACACCCCTCATAAACAGTGCCATTAAAGGAGGATTGATTGCAGGTAATGCCGGGCAGATAGTTGTTCAACTCCTGGCTATAGTCATAATTGGGGCTTATTCGTTCATATTAACCCTCATCATCGCCAAAGTTATTGATATGACCATAGGTTTAAGGGTTGAGGATGCACATGAAGTTCAGGGACTGGACCTTAACCAACATGAGGAATCCGGTTACAGACTATCATAGGCAGCTTTAAAAATACAAAGCTGCCATACACCCTTATAGAGATCATAGAGGTGATGAAATGAAAAGAATCATAACGATCATCAGACCTGATAAACTGGAAGATGTTAAACAGGCCCTGGAAGAAATTGGTTGCCATGGACTGACAGTCAAAGAAGTTAAAGGACGGGGAATACAGCTAGGAATTACTGAAAGTTACCGAGGCAATGACTACAAAGTGGATCTACTTCCCAAAACTCAACTGGAAATTGTGGCCAAAACAGAGGATGTTGACGGGATCGTTGACACCATTGTCAAAAGCGCCCAGACCGGTTGCATTGGAGACGGGAAAATATTTATATCTGCTGTAGAAGATGTAGTGCGGATTCGTACAGGAGAAAGGGGAGAAAAAGCTATATAATTTTTTAAAGCTGAATTTTTCCTCTTTTTCCTCTTTTTTTAATTTTTTGATAAGTGTAATTTGGATATAACAATTCATTAATTCTATTCATCAATTATGCAATTTTTCAAATAATTCTCATAATTTGATGTACTAATCCTCAAAGGATCCCCCTAGGAACTTGCCACAAATCCAAAGTATGTTCTTTTAATTACATTTTAACCAAAACATTTATAAGGAGGAAGGTACAATGATTTGTTGTCGGAAGTATGCTTCCGATATCCGGTAAATGGGGTGAATTTTTCATGAAATAAATA
Coding sequences within it:
- a CDS encoding nitrogen regulatory protein PII (PFAM: Nitrogen regulatory protein P-II); protein product: MKRIITIIRPDKLEDVKQALEEIGCHGLTVKEVKGRGIQLGITESYRGNDYKVDLLPKTQLEIVAKTEDVDGIVDTIVKSAQTGCIGDGKIFISAVEDVVRIRTGERGEKAI
- a CDS encoding ammonium transporter (PFAM: Ammonium Transporter Family~TIGRFAM: ammonium transporter), with product MDPVLSSGDTAWMLISTALVILMTIPGVALFYGGLIRRENVLNTMFLSFITFSIVSVLWFIYGYDLAFGSDVMGIIGALTNPFFNGVIESNSLATLAPTIPTGLYAIFQMTFATITVALISGAIVERMKFSAWLVFVPVWLTLVYLPVAHWMWGGGFLAQWGALDFAGGTVVHLSSGVAALALVLLLGVRKNSKLLPHHLGYSVIGTGLLWFGWFGFNAGSALGATNLAVSAMIVTNVSACVGMLAWVLMDKLNTGKPTLLGALSGAIAGLAAITPAAGYVNVTSAIVIGFVASIISYYAVSHLKPLLGYDDALDVFGIHGVCGIVGTLAVGIFATPLINSAIKGGLIAGNAGQIVVQLLAIVIIGAYSFILTLIIAKVIDMTIGLRVEDAHEVQGLDLNQHEESGYRLS